gCAAAATCTGCCTTACAGTCAACTGATATTGAGGTTTTTctctttacaaaaaaatattgatttgattattttaaataatttcctaacatgCTGAACTTGGTAAATGTGAAATTAATGTCTGTGTACTTTGTAGATAAGTGGTTTTTAACAGTTTTATTGATTAGTCTTTTTCCGGTTTTACCCATTTCACAGGTCACGACCACAATTGGTTATGGTTCTCCTAACAAGGCTAACTCCTACAGTGTGCACGGAAGTGCATTGGGTGCCAAAGAAGTTGAGGCTACAAGGCAGAACCTTGGATGGGCACATGAGCCTTTCCATGTGCCTGAGGATGTCAAAAAGTATGGATAATAGGGTTTAAATAtttctctctttcctttttttacagTTGATATTTATATGGTACTGAACAAGAATCGTTTGCCTGTGTTACCAGGCACTGGAGTCGCCACATCCCTGAGGGTGCTGCACTTGAAGCCGAGTGGAATAAAAAGTTTGCCGAATATGAGAAGAAATACAAGGAGGAAGCTGCAGAACTGAAGTGTATTATCAATGGAGAATTTCCTGCTGGATGGGAGAAAGCACTTCCAGTGAGTTAACTCTAAACTACTTCTAGTGGTGTTCAGGATCTTTAATAAGGTTTAGGGTGCATATGTTCCAGCTTAATTTGCTAGAAAATCTTTTTTAgtgaaataaacaaataaaatcagttttcaactttttcaattttatagaTGATTTTAGTTGCTGAATTATTATCTTCagaaattggaaaaacacaCCCTTGATGTGTCATGAATCTGATTTCTATGAGTATCTTggttttaaatatgatattttgttatttaaattttaacggACACTGGTGTTTATGATCTTAAAACTATTATTCAAATATCTAAGTAACGGAATTTGGCTGTTGATGTCCATAACATTGATGCTTGTCACCCTTCCAATTTGATTTCAGACATACACCCCTGAGACCCCAGGTGATGCCACCAGAAATCTCTCTCAGCACAACCTTAATGCCCTTGCAAAGGTTCTTCCCGGTCTGCTTGGTGGTAGTGCGGATCTTGCATCTTCCAACATGACCTTGTTGAAAATGTTTGGGAACTTCCAAAAGGACACTCCTGCTGAGCGTAATATTAGATTTGGCGTCAGAGAACATGGCATGGGAGCAATCAGCAACGGCATTGCTCTACACAGCCCTGGCCTGATTCCTTACTGCGcaactttctttgttttcaccGACTACATGAGAGCTGCCATAAGGCTTTCTGCCCTGTCTCAGGCTGGTGTTATTTATGTGATGACCCATGATTCAATAGGACTTGGAGAGGATGGGCCGACCCACCAACCTATTGAGCACCTGGCAAGCTTCCGGGCGATGCCTAATGTTTTGATGCTTCGTCCTGCTGATGGTAATGAAACTGCCGGATCATACAAAGTTGCCGTGCTTAACAGGAAGAGACCCTCTATCCTCGCCCTTTCTAGGCAAAAGTTGCCCAATCTTCCTGGAACTTCTATTGAAGGAGTTGGAAAGGGTGGATACACCATCTCAGACAACTCAACAGGCAATAAGCCTGATGTCATTTTGATTGGAACCGGTTCCGAATTGGAGATTGCTGCCAAGGCTGCTGATGATCTCAGAAAGGAAGGTAAGGCCGTTAGAGTCGTTTCGTTCGTTTCATGGGAACTTTTCAACGAGCAATCGGAGGCATACAAGGAGAGTGTTCTCCCTGCTGCTGTTTCAGCTAGAGTTAGCATTGAGGCAGGATCAACATTTGGGTGGGAGAGAATCATTGGAAGCAAAGGAAAAGCAATAGGCATTGATCGATTCGGAGCTAGCGCTCCGGCaggaaaaatatacaaagagttTGGCATCACAAAGGAAGCTGTTATTGCTGCAGCAAAATCACTTATCTAAGATGTAttagtttctttatttttgtttttgcctTGGTTTGAGTTGAAGTTTACATTGAGAGGGGAATTTGCATGAGGCATGTTTAAAGGGCATTCCTTCACTTGAATAAGGAATAGATTAGGTTACAGTTGCTTGTGATTCTCATTTGAGTTTCTTAGATCAAAGCAGGAGATGGAAGTTTTATGAACTTGTAATAACACTTTGAACAGTTAAGTTATGCATTTGCCACACGGTCAAAATCAGTGATTCTTATTGAATAACATTCATGGTGGTTCATCTGATTTGGCGTTTCAACGTATAGTATCTACACCGCTCTATACTAAGTAAAGGAACATAACTTACAGAAATACCATCCTGTAGTTGTGCTGCtataggaaaaaaagaaaacaaatccATAATTTGATAGAAGAACATTTCAGAATCTACCATATATTGGCactcatatatattatataacatGAGAATTAAGTCTTTTTCTTGTGTTGCTTTTCCTTTtaagagaaaaatagaaaaagaaaaaaatagtctATAATTTAGATGATCGAATTATAATTTAGTTTTGGGAGAATTGCTTTggttataattttaaattaatttaccaTTTTAATATAACTCCTtggaaatattttctttttcatcctgAGAAAAGAGACCTTTTTAGGCaataaattttttctatatttttaaagaatattccAAAGCTTAAACAGTAAATATCCCACTGGTTTGGTGAGACAGAGATAGTGTTTGGCTGCCTTGCTTTCTGCTTCTTTTTAGTCCATTCCACCAACCTTTCCCTTCTCACCAACCCCTTCTTCGAACAGATTCGTGTGCACCTTTCTAATATATAAATGCTAAAATACTTTAGAGCATATTTAATATTGAATTGAAAACATTCGTATTTAGTCATAaagtttttttaattcttttttgtaatttttaaatattttatatattaaaaatttaaaatgaatgaTGATAATTGTTTTTAAAACAAACAGTAAGTTGTATTTAAAACAGAgatagaaattgaaaaattgagactaaattaaatttctgtattatatttgatttaatgTATACAGGATTAcgttatattttagtattagaTTTGGTTCAAgataaatatagatataaaataagaatatttattaaaatatatttagttattaaaaaaattaaaattttagaaattttaattcCTTTTGCGTCtccgtttttttttaattaaaataactgaaattttatgttttcaaaattaaaattctttgaATCTTTCGATCTCAGTTTCAGTCTTTAAAAATAATCACTATTTAGATATACACTAAAAATATATGTAAGGATGAAGATATGTAAAGTAAGTTAATTCAGTATGAGTAAGCTCATtctatcataaataaataaagaaataaactTACTCAATTCGTTATAGAAATAATTTTTGGGTACTAGTTTCATTTTCACCATTGAACATTTGTGTCTTTTTCAaatacaaaattacttggatCACTTAGATTGTTGTTGATATAATTTTGTTGGTGAAGGAAAACTACAAGTTTTGAATCAAGTCATGTAATTGATGGGAGATTGAGCTAATTACTAGATTAAGTCCAtgatttgataatattttattacataatcatataattttgatatatatataaaatggtattgtaaaataattttttatttacaatcaataaaactataaaatgcATTTACTCAGAAAAGATAAATTCTTTACAAATTTGACTTTTTTTGCAATCCgattaatatatgtataatataaaactattttatggTTTGCTTCACATGCACTATTTCATGTCTAATAGTATTTCACACTTTTTCAATCCTAAGagtgtattaaaattaagaatttaattaataagtgtcctaaaagtattttttaagaTGTTAAATATACCATTTTTCgttgaaaattttgatatttttaaaatatttattgtatacaaaaatataaaaaaatccaaactttTTAAATAGATAACATTGTtaccaaaatattaaaatttgttaatctTATAATGCTATCTAATATGTTCTCCTCAATTTACCACCCTAACTACTAATTGTAATAAGTAATAACCAAGGACCTACCCAAACCCAATTTTGTTGGTAGGTGACTAGGTGCACTTCTCAAATCAGTCTCAATTTCCTTTTTTCGTGTGAGAAATGTGCATCATGGTTGGCATATCTAAAATAATTTAAGtcacttttataatttaagagtCAATCCACCAACCACTCATTTCACCAACCCCCCAaaagcaaaacacaaaataacttgtTTCACTCGCACTCAGAAAAACACATTTACAAAAGAGATTGAGGATTATTGCAGAGCATCGAATAAAGTTTGAATCTTAATAGAATTTTGAGATGGCCCAAGTGACCAGAATCCACAATGGTCCTCAAAACGCACAGATTCTTCTTCGCCATACTCACAATTCCCACATACCCAAATCAGCAAATTCAGTTTCATTGAAGTCACAACTTTGGGGCACCTCAAAATCTGTGAGCTTGAATCACAAAAATGGCGACTTTTTGGGAAATTTTGAGGTGGGTAGGTGCAATAATAATGTGGTTAGGGTTTCTGCATCTGTCGCCGCTACAGAGAAGCCTTCGACGGCGCCGGAGATCGTTCTGGAACCTATCAAAGAAATCTCCGGAACCATCACATTGCCTGGCTCGAAGTCTCTGTCCAATCGAATTTTGCTTCTTGCTGCTCTCTCTGAGGTGAagatttcatttaatttcatttttgagGGAAAAAAGAGAGCTTTTTAGTTCTGTAATTGGAAGCTGGAGCTTATGttgttgattttgaattttatggttTTAATGAAATTGAAGCACTTGATTCAGCATACATGGACATGAAATTAATATGCCCAATGATAAGAAATGTGGAATGTGGACTGAAATGTAACTAGTTGTGATTAGGAGCTAGAGTTGATTTGTTGATGATATTGAATATCGTCATTATtcttgtgaaaatgaagtacCTTTTCTATGATGACATGAAGAAGATTGATCTTTTAATGAAATAGCTAATGATTAGAATACTCATTGTAATTTGACTATGTGATCCAATTGTTATTTGATAGATACTCTAGGGGAAACAGGATTATATACTTACTCATGTTTTAGACTTTTTGAAATTTGGCATGTAAGAATATCTACATGGTCGATGGTTATCCAAGTTTGATTAAAGTATtcttagaaataaaataaaaaaacatatgaaGTTAGCGGGTGTTTCAAGATCAGTTTCATTTTATTGCTCTTACAACTTTTGATTCGTTAATGGTTGTCTTGTTGACATTATTTCTGCTATTTTTATTCAGGGAACAACTGTTGTTGACAACTTGTTGAATAGCGAGGATGTTCATTGCATGCTCGGTGCATTAAGGACCCTTGGACTACGAGTGGAAGATGACAAAAATGCCAAACAAGCAGTCGTGGAAGGCTGTGGGGGATTGTTTCCCACTGGTCGAGAGTCTAAAGAGGAAGTTACTTTATTCCTTGGAAATGCTGGTACTGCAATGCGTCCTTTGACAGCAGCTGTGACTGCTGCAGGTGGAAACACAAGGTCTGTCATATTATATGTCCTCACAATCTTCGAATTActtatagtataaataaaactaGAGCATGCACTCTTTCTTTATACTATTATAATCTAGACAATTCTTTTTAGATTAGTCAAACCCCTTCTTTCGAAACTTAAAGGTGCCTTTTTAGTtacatttaatatttatacGAGCATGCGAAGGTTGAGCAAACAAATTTTGAGGAGCACCCCTGATGATCAACCTTAACCTCTACTTTCTTCTGTCATGATCATTGGTCTGAGTTGCTAATGAAccaatttgtgtttttttcagCTATGTACTTGATGGGGTGCCCCGAATGAGAGAGAGGCCTATTGGAGATTTGGTGGCTGGTCTCAAGCAGCTTGGTGCAGATGTTGATTGTTCCCTTGGCACAAACTGTCCACCTGTTCGTGTAGTTGGGAAGGGAGGACTTCCTGGGGGAAAAGTAAGGTTTTGCCTTAGGATTTTATTAGATTATGTGCCAGTTGTGTAATGCATGCGTCTATCCTTACTCATTATACCTTCTGGCATCGGCGTTAAAATTCTCTGTTATTGTTGAAACAGTTTACAGTAGAGTTGCTACTATTATTTCATGATAATTTTAACTGAGAATTAGTGAGGGAGTGGCCTGTGACGTCAATTTGtaattatattgttaaaatttCTTCTGGCTAAACAAACTTCACAGTTGGTTGAGGCAGACAAACTCTAATTGAATGATCTTTCTTCTATTTTAGAATGACAATTACAAGCCACTGATTGGTTCTTGAATTAAATAGTGAGAGGAATGTTGGATGAGGATTTTTCTTATCAAACTTTATCCAtcacttttataatttttcggTCAAATTGAGAACTGAGTCATGGACTATCGTTCGAAATGGGATTGCTTAATTTTCTAAAGTTACTTACAAACTCTCGATAACTTTACATAGATATggtattttaattataacttctctgaagaaaaatattgtaACCGGTGTTTATTTGATCCTTTTCAAATGCTTTTATTCATCTTATTTGCAGGTGAAGTTGTCTGGATCAATTAGCAGTCAATACTTGACTGCATTGCTCATGGCAGCTCCTTTGGCCCTTGgtgatgttgaaattgagatTATCGATAAACTGATTTCTGTTCCCTACGTTGATATGACTTTGAAACTGATGGAGCGCTTTGGAGTCCATGTGGAGCACAGTGGTAACTGGGATAGGTTCTTGGTCCACGGAGGTCAAAAGTACAAGTAAGTTTCTATTATTGAGTTGTAAAGATTTCAGAATTAAATTATTGTGACTATAATTGGAAGTTTCCTACCAGGTCTCCTGGGAATGCTTTTGTTGAAGGCGATGCTTCTAGTGCCAGCTACTTCCTCGCAGGTGCAGCTGTTACCGGTGGGACTATCACAGTTGTAGGCTGCGGCACAAGTAGTTTACAGGTATGTGAATCCAATGAACTCTATGACATGAATCCTGATCAGATTATCTTTTTCAGTGGAGCCATTTTGCGTTTCACTTAAAAATGCCCTGAGCTTCTCTTAACTTGATCCATCTTTATTAAAGGGAGATGTAAAATTTGCTGAAGTTCTCGAAAAGATGGGAGCTAAAGTTACATGGACAGAGAACAGTGTCACCGTTACTGGCCCACCACGAGATCCTTCAGGCCGAAAAGTCTTGCAAGGCGTTGATGTCAATATGAACAAGATGCCAGATGTTGCCATGACACTTGCTGTTGTTGCACTATTTGCTAATGGCCCCACTGCCATAAGAGATGGTATGGTTTATTCCTTTGTCTGTGCTCTAGTAGTTTGTTTAAAAAGTTCTTTTGTTGTGGTTAATTACATCGGAATTCGATTAGCCACTATGTCCTTAAAATCATGGTCTTCTAaattttacttgtttttctGAGAACTTTATCCGTGGTTCTTAATTATTGTAGCGCCTTTGTAACTCACATAGTTCTTGTTGTGATGTCTTCAGTATAATTAGAAATAATCTTTGTGTGGAGATACACcttgcttgtttatttatttaatttaaaatctttttaacaaATTGCAAGTATGTAGTTTTATCCGAAAAGGGGTAGCGCGAGTCATTGTCTCGTTGGCTATATAATCCATTTGAGCTATATCTTCTGCTATATCATTCAAGCAAACTTGTTTGCATCTCAGGCACTGATTTATTCTTTatgtttcttctacttttcagtGGCTAGTTGGAGAGTTAAGGAGACAGAGAGAATGATAGCAATTTGCACAGAACTTAGGAAGGTGAGTAGTGTCTTGCTGCTGCTTTTTAACAAAATGAATGCCCCAAATGAGTTAACAATTCATTGAGAAACTAAATGATTTTGAAACCAAACCAAGCTATGAAAGTAGAAGTTCAAACATTGAAATTCCTAGTAAAAGAAGGATTTGATCTATATGCACTGTTAGTGTCAATAAAGTTTACACACATTTGATTGACAATATAAAATTCAAGCAAATATAACACTCAATTGAGAAGTTCTTATCTCATTGTCCCGACGTTGGTATTTCAGCTAGGAGCAACAGTTGAAGAAGGTCCTGATTACTGTGTGATAACGCCACCCGAGAAACTGAACATCACGGCGATCGACACGTACGATGACCACAGAATGGCTATGGCATTTTCTCTTGCTGCTTGTGGCGATGTTCCGGTAACCATCAATGATCCTGGTTGCACCCGGAAAACATTCCCTGATTACTTTGAAGTTCTTGCAAAGTACACCAAGCAATAAACAATCTTGTACATTTTTAGtagggaagggagagagaaatatatataatataaaatgctCACTAAGCAGTGTGAGATTATTATGGCTTGCTTTTGATTTCTGAGTTATTTCCTTGTAACGACTTGAGAACAATTTGTAATATTGAAATGAGTCATTGGTTTTGTTGTATCAAATAATGTAATTTGATTCTCTACAGTGACTTAaggttatctttttttttctttagttttcacAGTATCTGAAGGGGAGCCTCGGAGCAGCGGATGAGTTGTCTCCACGTGACCTCAAGGTCACGGGTTCAAGCCGTGGAAACAGCCACTGATATAATTATCAGGTTAGGCTGCGTACATTACAACCTTGGTTGCGGCCCTTTCCCGGACCCTGCGTTAAACGCGGGACGCTTGTGCACCGGGTTGCCCTTTAGTTTTCACAGTATCTCCTAATTTACCAGGTCAAAGACTAATCAGTCGGGAATAAGAACTCCATTAAAGATTTGTCGTTGGCTAATAGATTGTTGTATGCATAGCAATGGCTTAaggttatttgattttttttttttttagttttctacaGTATTTCCTAACTTGGCAGGCCAAAGACAAATCTGTTAAGAATtggagctccatttaagggtttgtcgctggctgatggattgctatatatataatatggaTTTGAATTTCTGTCACTTATTTAAGTAAACTAAAGAGTTAACTACTAGACCAATCTAACTTAGttgatttatcattttttttttgttggggtTAACTTAAGGTTATCTTTATCAATGTCCATTTTCCTTGTCTGGTCTTTCTCAATCTGTTTTTTTCCTTAGTTGGGCTTTTTTGAGAATGACCTTTTCAAAATGATTTCAAGAGATTTTGGGATGAACTTTATCTTTGGTCAAGGGTAAGGGCCGGGAAATCCCAACCCCAACCCAAACAATGTTAATCCCAATGAAATCCATTTTTTGTTGTGTTATACATTTTTTCCTTTCCTGGGCCTATGGCCCCCTTTCCATACCAAAATAGAGGCTTAGAATTGAGTTAGGATCCGattgaaaagttttaaaagtaacttttttgagtttttgacttataagaaatagtaatattaatgtctggtataattttcaaaatcaaattacaaCTTTCGAACTTTGGTTTTAACATTTTGGATTTCTCCAAAATAACACATGCTAATAGGTTGACAAGTGGAGATGCGCAGCTATGAAGCACCATATAGTGGCAACCGAACTGGTTGGATCGATTTCTGTCGATTCTTATTGAATTTGACCGATTTATATCGATTTTTATTTTACACGGTCTAAAAAGCAAATCGACCAATTTATAGTccaattcatcaaattttcGATCGAACCAACTAATTTGGTTCGGTTTTTACTACTATGATTGCAACAAAGAAACAAGATAACCCATTAACCCTAAAATAAAAAGTACATAGAAGAGATAAGATAGTACAACAGAATTCGATCTCGTATAATTTTtggtttattaattaattaatttattatagaaaaattaaaaaaaatgacttctcttataatactactactttttattatatttctataaaataaatatttttagaattaaaaatctaaatacaaaataattcatttataaattatttttaatataatcatttattgtttaaattatttttttaaaagtagtttatCCAAACTAAACTTTAGCTCTTCCAAGAATCCAAACATGTATGGCATCAAGTACAAGCAAGGCGTAGTGGTTTAGGGAGTTGTCTCAGGACCTTAGATATTAGTTTAGAATCAGGGATTATTGTTTAGTGGGTCGGTTGGTTTCGGTGTGGGTTGGGCTTCCTGGCCCGTGCCCCGTGATGATGAATCTATGTATTAAATGCCCCAAAAAATTATGGATTAGGTCTTCAATTCTAATCAATAAAATTATGTTAACggtcaaaagaaaaaaaggtttTAAAATTACCATTTTCTaccatttaaatatattttcatatgAAGGGATAAATTTGTTTAGGGAAAGTACgaggagccaatgaaatatttatacaatgtgtacaatggaagtttatggagtattagagatataattattagtgttacacTTTTCTATCAGCtgaagcttttgggatgagtggtatcatgacatggtattaaagcGCTAGATTTGAATggtcaagagttcgatccttggtgaacccaaaaattaaattaatttttcgagaagatgtttattatcacTTGTACTCGGATGtccattgtctccctagcgGGATCCATTTGTTTATCTTCTTAAATAGTAACAACAAGAGGCTAATTTGTGCTTAGAAATTTTCATCAAGGACTAAAATAGAGTTTAGtccaaaaaaaaagttgttgCCTTTAAACTTATTCTTAGGAagattattttttctattttctcttaaaattttattcaaataagttacacaaacataaatttttaataacaaaagtCACTTTTCTtattgaaaaggaaataaaaagaataaataaatccaACCTACAAGTGTGGAATTGAAATTCCTCACAATAAAACTTGGACTCACTTCTGATTCATTGTAGGCTTCGGCCtctacaaaacaaaaacaaaaaatggttTGGTCTCTAATCTAAAGCAAGGTCTATGGAGGAAaaaaaacttcatttttctccAATCTGATTATGTTTATCATTAATTATTTCAGacacaaaaattattattattattattattattattattattatttgatcaataaaaaaatagacaTTAATTATTGCATATCTAATATAGGTGAAGTTCATAACTCCTTCTCACATGGCCATCTCATTACTAACATTTCTCATAGCAGAACCACATTGGTGAGTATTTTAAGAGATGCATGTGATTCTGAActaaatattttacaataacTAAATCTATGGTTTTGACAATAAAATGTGTACAAATTATTCCACCTTATAGGCTTAATATGCACATGATAATTCATTGACAATGATGAAAAATCACCTCATGGCCGTGTCTCAtgccttattttattttattttccattttgtcattactatatatataatataaaatcaaattgcacATGGCAAAGGATACTGTTTGATTTGTCATATTAGTTTTTAATCTTTCACAAATATGTCCCTTACCTAAAAAGAGAAAAGtaaactaataaataattaagaacAGTGCCACCGCCACTCTTTCTTCTTCCATCATATTCTGAGTTCTCATTGCTCTTTTATGCTGTCAGGGGATTTCAATCCAAAACAAgaaacctttttttattttataaaaataaataaatttaatatatatatatatatatataaatttattgttattttaaatttgttggaAGTTTGGTATTTAAGTTATATACGTAGAAATTAGACAcacattaaaaagaaaataaggatgtcacaaaaaaaataaggataaagaataaagatagaaaagttatTAGgcaatgaaagagaaaaaagttGGTCAAATTAGCATCTTaataattttctctttattatggttt
This sequence is a window from Arachis duranensis cultivar V14167 chromosome 2, aradu.V14167.gnm2.J7QH, whole genome shotgun sequence. Protein-coding genes within it:
- the LOC107475512 gene encoding transketolase, chloroplastic (The sequence of the model RefSeq protein was modified relative to this genomic sequence to represent the inferred CDS: added 92 bases not found in genome assembly) — its product is MASSSLSVSQSILSRPASSSRRSSLPSFSGLRPTASSNPTQPAISLRRIPPISALKVSASSSSAVDTVDRTAADPAIVEKSVNTIRFLAIDAVEKANSGHPGLPMGCAPMGHVLYDEVMRYNPKNPKWFNRDRFVLSAGHGCMLQYALLHLAGYDSVKEEDLKQFRQWESRTPGHPENFETPGIEVTTGPLGQGIANAVGLALAEKHLAARFNKPDNEIVDHYTYAILGDGCQMEGIANEACSLAGHWGLGKLIAFYDDNHISIDGNTEIAFTESVDRRFEGLGWHVIWVKNGNNGYDEIRAAIKEAKAVKDRPTLIKVTTTIGYGSPNKANSYSVHGSALGAKEVEATRQNLGWAHEPFHVPEDVKKHWSRHIPEGAALEAEWNKKFAEYEKKYKEEAAELKCIINGEFPAGWEKALPTYTPETPGDATRNLSQHNLNALAKVLPGLLGGSADLASSNMTLLKMFGNFQKDTPAERNIRFGVREHGMGAISNGIALHSPGLIPYCATFFVFTDYMRAAIRLSALSQAGVIYVMTHDSIGLGEDGPTHQPIEHLASFRAMPNVLMLRPADGNETAGSYKVAVLNRKRPSILALSRQKLPNLPGTSIEGVGKGGYTISDNSTGNKPDVILIGTGSELEIAAKAADDLRKEGKAVRVVSFVSWELFNEQSEAYKESVLPAAVSARVSIEAGSTFGWERIIGSKGKAIGIDRFGASAPAGKIYKEFGITKEAVIAAAKSLI
- the LOC107475513 gene encoding 3-phosphoshikimate 1-carboxyvinyltransferase 2; amino-acid sequence: MAQVTRIHNGPQNAQILLRHTHNSHIPKSANSVSLKSQLWGTSKSVSLNHKNGDFLGNFEVGRCNNNVVRVSASVAATEKPSTAPEIVLEPIKEISGTITLPGSKSLSNRILLLAALSEGTTVVDNLLNSEDVHCMLGALRTLGLRVEDDKNAKQAVVEGCGGLFPTGRESKEEVTLFLGNAGTAMRPLTAAVTAAGGNTSYVLDGVPRMRERPIGDLVAGLKQLGADVDCSLGTNCPPVRVVGKGGLPGGKVKLSGSISSQYLTALLMAAPLALGDVEIEIIDKLISVPYVDMTLKLMERFGVHVEHSGNWDRFLVHGGQKYKSPGNAFVEGDASSASYFLAGAAVTGGTITVVGCGTSSLQGDVKFAEVLEKMGAKVTWTENSVTVTGPPRDPSGRKVLQGVDVNMNKMPDVAMTLAVVALFANGPTAIRDVASWRVKETERMIAICTELRKLGATVEEGPDYCVITPPEKLNITAIDTYDDHRMAMAFSLAACGDVPVTINDPGCTRKTFPDYFEVLAKYTKQ